The Pseudomonas baetica genome includes a region encoding these proteins:
- the rmuC gene encoding DNA recombination protein RmuC: MMEERLAMAQLAQDGLNAQLDASRDEIADLGQANAAKQAELAALRREVELLQIERDDARDASHAWNLERASKEAELRRLDAQAASLNAELREQQESHQQRLNDLQGSRDELRAQFAELAGKIFDEREQRFAETSQQRLGQLLDPLKERIQSFEKRVEESYQAEARERFSLAKELERLQALNLRLSDEATNLTRALKGQKTQGNWGELILERVLEHAGLEKGREYQTQVNLKGPDGERFQPDVIIYLPGDKQVVVDSKVSLTAYQQYVAAEDDSLGQIAIKQHVLSLRNHVKGLSGKDYKRLEGLHSLDFVLLFVPIEAAFSAALQAEPTLFQDAFDRNIVIVSPTTLLATLRVIDSLWKQERQSQNAREIAERAGWLYDKFVLFIQDLDEVGNRLQQLDKAYSSARNKLTEGRGNLVSRSEQLKLLGARASKSLPADLLERAMTDVDGLVELPE, translated from the coding sequence TTGATGGAAGAACGTCTGGCCATGGCGCAACTGGCACAGGACGGGCTCAACGCTCAGCTTGATGCCAGCCGCGATGAGATCGCCGATCTCGGCCAGGCCAACGCGGCCAAACAGGCTGAATTGGCGGCGCTGCGTCGCGAAGTCGAGCTACTGCAGATCGAGCGTGACGATGCCCGGGATGCGTCCCACGCCTGGAACCTCGAGCGCGCCAGCAAGGAAGCCGAACTGCGTCGCCTCGACGCTCAGGCGGCCTCGCTCAATGCCGAATTGCGCGAACAGCAGGAAAGCCATCAGCAACGTCTCAACGACCTGCAAGGCTCGCGCGATGAGCTGCGTGCGCAGTTCGCCGAACTGGCAGGCAAGATCTTCGACGAACGCGAGCAGCGCTTCGCCGAGACCAGTCAGCAGCGCCTCGGCCAGTTGCTCGATCCGCTTAAAGAGCGCATCCAGTCCTTCGAAAAACGCGTGGAAGAAAGCTATCAGGCCGAGGCCCGCGAGCGCTTCTCGCTGGCCAAGGAGCTGGAGCGTTTGCAGGCGCTCAACCTGCGCCTGAGCGATGAAGCGACCAACCTGACTCGCGCCCTCAAAGGCCAGAAAACCCAAGGCAACTGGGGCGAACTGATCCTCGAACGCGTGCTGGAGCATGCAGGTCTCGAGAAGGGCCGCGAGTACCAGACGCAGGTCAACCTCAAAGGCCCGGATGGCGAGCGCTTCCAGCCGGACGTAATCATTTACTTGCCGGGCGACAAACAGGTGGTGGTCGACTCCAAGGTCAGCCTCACGGCCTATCAGCAATACGTGGCCGCCGAAGACGATAGCCTCGGGCAGATCGCGATCAAGCAGCACGTGCTGTCGCTGCGCAACCACGTCAAGGGCTTGTCCGGTAAGGATTACAAACGCCTGGAAGGCTTGCACAGCCTGGATTTCGTTTTGCTGTTCGTGCCGATCGAAGCCGCGTTTTCCGCAGCATTGCAGGCTGAGCCGACGCTGTTCCAGGACGCCTTCGATCGCAACATAGTGATCGTCAGCCCGACCACATTGCTGGCGACTCTGCGCGTGATCGACAGCCTGTGGAAGCAGGAACGCCAGAGCCAGAACGCCCGGGAAATCGCCGAGCGCGCCGGGTGGTTGTACGACAAATTCGTGTTGTTCATTCAGGATCTGGACGAGGTCGGCAATCGTCTGCAGCAACTGGACAAAGCCTACAGTTCGGCGCGCAACAAGCTGACAGAAGGGCGCGGCAACCTGGTCAGCCGCAGCGAGCAGCTCAAGCTGCTCGGTGCGCGGGCGAGCAAGAGTTTGCCAGCGGATCTGCTGGAGCGGGCGATGACCGATGTCGATGGCTTGGTCGAATTACCGGAATAA
- a CDS encoding hybrid sensor histidine kinase/response regulator: MPLSTGLIAVVALAYMAIMFAIAFYGDRRSAPLPPRVRAWVYSLSLAVYCTSWTFFGAVGQAAEQLWSFLPIYLGPILLLVGAPWVLQKMVMISKQENITSIADFIAARYGKSQSLAVVVALICLVGVLPYIALQLKGIVLGVNLLIGAGADAMGTRAQDTALIVSLVLALFTIVFGTRNLDATEHHRGMVLAIAFESLVKLFAFLAVGAFVTYGLYDGFDDLFNQAMLAPRLEEYWKETINWPSMVVQTGVAMMAIICLPRQFHVTVVENIDPQDLRLAKWVFPAYLALAALFVVPIALAGQMLLPSDVLPDSFVISLPLAQAHPALAMLAFIGGASAATGMVIVASVALSTMVSNDMLLPWLLRRNNAERPFEVFRQWMLSVRRVSIVVILLLAYVAYRLLGSTASLATIGQIAFAAVTQLAPAMLGALYWKQANRRGVFAGLAAGTFLWFYTLILPIAARSLGWSLDTFPGLAWLHSNPLNLPITPLTQGVVLSLAGNFTLFAWVSVLSRTRVSEHWQAGRFIGQEISARPSARSMLAVQIDDLLQLAARFVGEERARQSFIRFAYRQGKGFNPNQNADGEWIAHTERLLAGVLGASSTRAVVKAAIEGREMQLEDVVRIADEASEVLQFNRALLQGAIENITQGISVVDQSLKLVAWNRRYLELFNYPDGLISVGRPIADIIRYNAERGLCGPGEAEVHVARRLHWMRQGRAHTSERLFPNGRVIELIGNPMPGGGFVMSFTDITAFREAEQALTEANEGLEQRVSERTQELSQLNVALTEAKGTAEAANQSKTRFLAAVSHDLMQPLNAARLFSAALSHQDDGLSSEAQKLVQHLDSSLRSAEDLISDLLDISRLENGKINPDRKPFALNELFDTLGAEFKALAHEQGLSFRVRGSHLRIDSDIKLLRRILQNFLTNAFRYAKGPVLLGVRRRDGELCLEVWDRGPGIPEDKQQVIFEEFKRLDSHQTRAEKGLGLGLAIADGLCRVLGHTLRVRSWPGRGSVFSVSVPLARTQTLPASAAVEMNGQLPNGARVLCIDNEDSILIGMNSLLSRWGCQVWTARNREECAALLKDGVRPQLALVDYHLDHGDTGTELMAWLRTTLGEPVPGVVISADGRPETVAQVHAAGLDYLAKPVKPAALRALLSRYVPL, from the coding sequence ATGCCATTGTCCACCGGGCTGATCGCCGTCGTCGCCCTGGCCTATATGGCCATCATGTTCGCCATCGCCTTCTACGGCGACCGTCGCAGTGCGCCGCTGCCGCCGCGAGTGCGTGCCTGGGTGTACAGCCTGTCGCTGGCGGTTTATTGCACCAGTTGGACGTTTTTCGGCGCGGTCGGCCAGGCCGCCGAACAGTTGTGGTCATTCCTGCCGATTTACCTCGGACCGATCCTGCTGTTGGTTGGCGCGCCGTGGGTCCTGCAAAAAATGGTGATGATCAGCAAGCAGGAGAACATCACCTCCATCGCTGACTTTATCGCCGCACGCTACGGCAAATCGCAATCGCTGGCGGTGGTCGTGGCGCTGATTTGTCTGGTCGGCGTCCTGCCCTACATTGCCCTGCAACTCAAAGGTATTGTCCTCGGCGTGAACCTGTTGATCGGCGCCGGTGCCGACGCCATGGGCACCCGCGCCCAGGACACCGCGCTGATTGTGTCGCTGGTACTGGCGCTGTTCACCATCGTCTTCGGTACGCGCAACCTCGACGCCACGGAGCACCACCGCGGCATGGTGCTGGCGATCGCGTTTGAGTCACTGGTCAAGCTGTTCGCGTTTCTCGCCGTCGGCGCCTTCGTCACCTATGGCCTGTATGACGGCTTCGACGATCTGTTCAATCAGGCGATGCTCGCCCCGCGCCTGGAGGAATACTGGAAGGAAACGATTAACTGGCCTTCGATGGTGGTGCAGACCGGTGTGGCGATGATGGCGATCATCTGCCTGCCCCGGCAGTTCCACGTCACAGTGGTCGAGAACATCGATCCGCAGGATCTGCGCCTGGCCAAATGGGTGTTCCCCGCCTACCTCGCGTTGGCCGCGCTGTTTGTAGTCCCGATCGCCCTGGCCGGTCAGATGCTGCTGCCCAGCGACGTATTGCCGGACTCGTTCGTGATCAGCCTGCCACTGGCCCAGGCCCATCCGGCGCTGGCGATGCTGGCGTTTATTGGCGGCGCATCGGCGGCGACCGGCATGGTCATCGTCGCCAGCGTGGCGTTGTCGACCATGGTCTCCAACGACATGCTGTTGCCGTGGCTGCTGCGACGCAACAACGCCGAGCGCCCGTTCGAAGTGTTCCGCCAGTGGATGCTGTCGGTGCGCCGGGTTAGCATCGTGGTCATTCTGTTGCTGGCATACGTCGCCTATCGCTTGCTTGGCTCCACCGCGAGCCTGGCGACCATCGGTCAGATTGCCTTCGCCGCGGTGACGCAACTGGCCCCGGCCATGCTCGGCGCGCTGTACTGGAAACAGGCAAACCGGCGCGGTGTGTTTGCCGGCCTCGCCGCCGGGACGTTTCTGTGGTTTTACACGCTGATCCTGCCGATTGCCGCACGCAGCCTCGGCTGGTCGCTGGACACCTTCCCCGGCCTCGCCTGGCTGCACAGCAACCCGCTGAACCTGCCGATCACACCGCTGACCCAGGGCGTGGTGCTGTCGCTGGCAGGCAATTTCACCTTGTTCGCCTGGGTCTCGGTGCTGTCCCGCACGCGGGTGTCGGAGCACTGGCAGGCCGGGCGCTTCATCGGTCAGGAAATCAGCGCCCGCCCGAGTGCGCGCTCGATGCTGGCGGTACAGATCGACGATTTGCTGCAACTGGCGGCACGCTTTGTCGGTGAAGAACGCGCGCGGCAGAGCTTTATCCGTTTCGCCTACCGCCAAGGCAAAGGCTTCAACCCGAATCAGAACGCCGACGGTGAGTGGATCGCCCACACCGAACGCCTGCTGGCCGGTGTGCTTGGCGCATCGTCGACGCGAGCGGTAGTAAAAGCCGCCATCGAAGGTCGGGAAATGCAACTGGAAGACGTCGTCCGCATCGCCGACGAAGCCTCGGAAGTCTTGCAGTTCAACCGCGCGCTGTTGCAAGGCGCCATCGAAAACATTACCCAGGGCATCAGCGTGGTCGACCAGTCGCTGAAGCTGGTGGCGTGGAACCGCCGCTATCTGGAGCTGTTCAACTACCCGGACGGCCTGATCAGCGTCGGCCGACCGATTGCCGACATCATTCGCTACAACGCCGAACGCGGCTTGTGTGGCCCCGGCGAAGCGGAAGTCCACGTCGCCCGGCGCCTGCACTGGATGCGCCAGGGTCGCGCGCACACTTCCGAACGACTATTCCCCAACGGCCGGGTGATCGAGCTGATCGGCAACCCGATGCCCGGCGGCGGTTTCGTCATGAGTTTCACCGACATTACTGCGTTCCGCGAAGCCGAACAGGCGCTGACCGAGGCCAACGAGGGACTGGAACAACGGGTCAGCGAGCGGACTCAAGAACTCTCGCAGCTCAACGTCGCGTTGACCGAAGCCAAGGGCACCGCCGAGGCCGCCAACCAGTCGAAAACCCGCTTTCTCGCGGCAGTCAGCCATGACTTGATGCAGCCGTTGAACGCCGCACGCCTGTTCTCCGCCGCTCTCTCTCATCAGGACGACGGCTTGAGCAGCGAGGCGCAAAAACTGGTGCAGCACCTCGACAGTTCGTTGCGCTCGGCGGAGGACTTGATCAGCGATCTGCTGGATATTTCCCGTCTGGAAAACGGCAAGATCAACCCGGATCGCAAGCCATTCGCGCTCAATGAACTGTTCGATACACTCGGTGCCGAGTTCAAGGCACTGGCTCACGAACAAGGCTTGAGCTTCCGCGTGCGTGGCAGCCACTTGCGCATCGACAGCGATATCAAATTGCTGCGGCGGATTCTGCAGAACTTCCTGACCAACGCTTTCCGCTACGCCAAAGGCCCGGTACTGCTGGGTGTGCGTCGACGCGACGGGGAATTGTGTCTGGAGGTGTGGGATCGCGGGCCGGGTATTCCGGAAGACAAGCAGCAGGTGATTTTCGAAGAATTCAAACGCCTCGACAGCCATCAGACCCGCGCTGAAAAAGGCCTGGGCCTGGGCTTGGCGATCGCTGATGGTTTATGTCGCGTGCTCGGCCATACATTGCGTGTGCGCTCGTGGCCGGGGCGCGGCAGTGTGTTCAGCGTCAGTGTGCCGCTGGCGCGCACACAAACCCTGCCGGCGAGCGCCGCTGTCGAAATGAATGGCCAGTTACCGAATGGCGCACGGGTGCTGTGTATCGATAACGAAGACAGCATTCTGATCGGCATGAACAGCCTGTTAAGCCGCTGGGGCTGTCAGGTGTGGACGGCGCGCAATCGTGAGGAATGTGCGGCGTTACTTAAGGATGGCGTGCGGCCACAACTCGCATTGGTGGACTACCACCTCGATCACGGCGACACCGGGACTGAGTTGATGGCGTGGTTGCGCACGACGTTGGGCGAGCCGGTGCCGGGGGTGGTGATCAGCGCGGATGGGCGACCGGAGACGGTGGCGCAGGTGCATGCGGCGGGGCTGGATTATCTGGCCAAACCGGTGAAACCGGCGGCGTTGCGGGCGTTATTGAGTCGGTATGTGCCGTTGTAG
- a CDS encoding TetR/AcrR family transcriptional regulator gives MAIKEGLRPGGRSARVQESIHSAVQALLQEQERSTVTVPQIAARAGVTPSTIYRRWGDLAALLADVALARMRPDSEPTETGSLRSDIRAWAEQYLDEMSSEPGRNMMRDVQASATPGYCVTIIGAQLQTIIERHPDEIAPSVDHLINLMVAPVVFRILFSAAALEVEELHRLIDIALQPD, from the coding sequence ATGGCTATTAAAGAAGGTTTACGCCCGGGCGGTCGCAGTGCCCGGGTGCAAGAGTCGATTCATTCGGCAGTTCAAGCGCTGCTGCAAGAACAGGAGCGTTCGACCGTGACCGTGCCGCAAATCGCGGCGCGCGCCGGGGTGACGCCGTCGACGATCTATCGACGCTGGGGTGATCTGGCAGCCTTGCTGGCCGACGTCGCCCTCGCCCGCATGCGCCCTGATAGCGAGCCGACAGAAACCGGCAGTCTGCGCAGCGATATCCGCGCGTGGGCCGAGCAGTATCTGGACGAGATGAGCTCGGAGCCGGGGCGCAACATGATGCGCGACGTGCAGGCGAGTGCGACGCCGGGGTATTGCGTGACGATTATCGGGGCGCAGTTGCAGACGATCATCGAGCGGCATCCTGATGAGATCGCGCCGAGCGTTGATCATCTGATCAATCTGATGGTGGCGCCGGTGGTGTTCCGCATTCTGTTTTCAGCGGCGGCGCTTGAAGTGGAGGAATTGCACAGGTTGATTGATATCGCGTTGCAGCCGGACTGA
- a CDS encoding MFS transporter, which produces MNSPVSHRSNLWFLAITLLSFLAASTAPTPLYHLYQDQLHFSAAVLTLIFGVYALSLLVALLTVGSLSDHLGRKPVIFTAVVLNALAMLLFIYADSVSWLISARVLQGFATGMATAVLSATLVDTDRQQGPLINSVAPLLGMALGGMGCGLLAEFAPAPLQLTYWLLLALFVVQALYVWHLPESVTPQAGAWASLRPTLHVPVQARATLWRVLPLNTATWALGGFYASLAPSLVRTATGSTSNLIGGATVAALTVTGALMIFTLRNRPATRALQLGASLLPSGLLLILLGVHSASLSLFFLGTLVAGCGFGSGFLGAVRSLVPLALPHERAGLMSAFYVLSYLAFCLPALLAGHFTHSLGLLATTDVYGGVLIVLAVAALLLSLRPQPAKVCSAP; this is translated from the coding sequence ATGAATAGCCCTGTTTCACATCGTTCGAATCTGTGGTTTCTGGCGATCACCTTACTGAGTTTTCTCGCCGCTTCCACTGCGCCGACGCCGTTGTACCACCTGTATCAGGATCAACTGCACTTCTCGGCAGCGGTGCTGACCCTGATTTTCGGGGTCTACGCCCTGAGCCTGCTGGTGGCGCTACTGACGGTCGGTTCGCTCTCGGATCATTTGGGACGCAAACCAGTGATCTTCACCGCCGTTGTGCTCAACGCGCTGGCGATGTTGCTGTTTATCTATGCCGACAGCGTCAGCTGGCTGATCAGTGCGCGGGTGCTGCAAGGCTTCGCCACTGGCATGGCCACCGCCGTTTTAAGCGCCACGTTGGTGGACACCGATCGCCAGCAAGGGCCGTTGATCAACAGTGTTGCGCCGTTGCTGGGCATGGCGCTGGGTGGCATGGGCTGCGGGTTGCTGGCGGAATTTGCCCCGGCGCCGTTGCAACTGACTTACTGGCTGCTGCTGGCACTGTTTGTGGTGCAGGCGTTATACGTCTGGCACCTGCCGGAAAGCGTTACGCCGCAAGCTGGAGCGTGGGCGTCGTTGCGGCCGACTTTGCATGTGCCGGTTCAGGCGCGTGCAACGTTGTGGCGAGTGCTGCCGCTGAACACCGCAACCTGGGCGCTCGGCGGTTTCTATGCCTCCCTGGCGCCATCGCTGGTGCGTACCGCCACCGGTTCCACCTCCAACCTGATCGGCGGCGCGACCGTGGCGGCATTGACTGTGACCGGTGCGCTGATGATCTTCACCCTGCGCAATCGTCCCGCCACCCGCGCCTTGCAGTTGGGCGCAAGCTTGCTGCCGAGCGGTCTGCTGCTGATTCTGCTGGGTGTACACAGCGCCAGTCTGTCGTTGTTTTTCCTCGGCACACTCGTGGCCGGATGTGGCTTCGGCTCGGGGTTCCTCGGTGCGGTGCGCAGTCTGGTGCCGCTGGCCTTGCCTCATGAGCGGGCCGGGTTGATGTCGGCGTTTTATGTGCTGAGTTATCTGGCGTTTTGCTTGCCGGCGTTATTGGCAGGGCATTTCACCCACAGCCTGGGATTGCTGGCCACGACTGACGTGTACGGCGGGGTGTTAATCGTCTTGGCGGTGGCAGCGCTGTTGCTCAGCCTGCGACCTCAACCGGCCAAGGTGTGCAGCGCTCCATAA
- a CDS encoding cupin domain-containing protein — MKIIRSKSFTADRAWGALDIANMNGITTRLHWTDQPYKWHVNDGEEVFVVLDGQVQMRYRENGEEKQVQLDVGDIFYASVGTEHVAHPQGAARILVIESEGSV; from the coding sequence ATGAAGATTATTCGCAGCAAGTCGTTCACCGCCGATCGTGCCTGGGGCGCACTCGATATCGCCAACATGAACGGCATCACCACGCGTCTGCACTGGACCGATCAGCCGTATAAATGGCACGTCAACGATGGCGAGGAGGTGTTCGTGGTGCTCGATGGGCAGGTGCAGATGCGCTATCGCGAAAACGGCGAAGAAAAGCAGGTGCAGCTCGACGTTGGCGACATCTTTTACGCCTCGGTCGGCACCGAGCACGTCGCCCATCCACAGGGCGCGGCGCGGATTCTGGTGATCGAGAGCGAAGGCAGCGTTTGA
- a CDS encoding TDT family transporter, with the protein MTCPNSAKPGIKPLSQLHHPREVIRQFTPNWFAATMGTGVLALALANLPVAIPGLHAVAEGLWLFNILLFTLFTAAYAARWILFFDEARRIFGHSTVSMFFGTIPMGLATIINGFLLFGLPRWGDGVIPLAEVLWWLDVAMSLACGVLIPYMMFTRQEHSIDQMTAVWLLPVVAAEVAAASGGLLAPHLSDAHSQLVVLTTSYVLWAFSLPVAFSILTILLLRMALHKLPHENMAASSWLALGPIGTGALGMLLLGADAPAIFAANGLPGIGEIAAGIGLVAGITLWGFGLWWMLMALLITVRYLRDGIPFNLGWWGFTFPLGVYSLATLKLASTLNLGFFSVVGCVLVALLAVMWLIVGKRTVQGAWRGELFVSPCIAGLKK; encoded by the coding sequence ATGACTTGCCCCAACAGCGCCAAACCCGGCATCAAGCCGCTCAGCCAACTTCATCACCCGCGTGAAGTGATCCGCCAATTCACCCCGAACTGGTTCGCCGCAACCATGGGTACCGGGGTGCTGGCCTTGGCGCTGGCGAATTTGCCAGTGGCGATTCCCGGTTTACACGCTGTGGCTGAAGGGCTGTGGCTCTTCAACATTCTGTTGTTCACGCTGTTTACTGCTGCCTACGCCGCCCGCTGGATTCTGTTCTTCGACGAGGCGCGACGGATTTTCGGCCATTCGACTGTGTCGATGTTCTTCGGCACCATCCCCATGGGCCTGGCGACGATCATCAACGGCTTTCTGCTGTTCGGTCTGCCGCGTTGGGGCGATGGCGTCATCCCGCTCGCCGAAGTGCTGTGGTGGCTCGATGTGGCGATGTCGTTGGCTTGCGGCGTGTTGATTCCCTACATGATGTTTACCCGTCAGGAACACAGCATCGACCAAATGACCGCTGTTTGGCTGTTGCCCGTGGTGGCTGCAGAAGTGGCGGCGGCCAGTGGCGGGCTGCTCGCACCGCACCTGAGCGATGCCCACTCGCAACTGGTGGTGCTGACCACAAGCTACGTGCTCTGGGCATTTTCCCTACCGGTCGCGTTCAGCATTCTGACGATCCTGTTGCTGCGCATGGCCCTGCACAAACTGCCTCACGAAAACATGGCCGCGTCGAGTTGGCTGGCTCTCGGTCCAATCGGCACCGGTGCGTTGGGCATGTTGCTGCTGGGCGCTGATGCCCCGGCGATCTTTGCTGCCAACGGCTTGCCGGGCATTGGCGAAATTGCTGCGGGGATTGGGCTGGTGGCGGGGATTACGCTGTGGGGTTTCGGTCTGTGGTGGATGCTGATGGCGTTGCTGATCACCGTGCGTTATCTGCGTGACGGCATTCCGTTCAACCTTGGCTGGTGGGGTTTTACCTTCCCGTTGGGCGTTTATTCGCTGGCAACGCTAAAACTTGCCAGCACCTTAAACCTCGGATTTTTCAGTGTGGTCGGCTGCGTGCTGGTGGCGTTGCTGGCGGTGATGTGGCTGATTGTGGGCAAACGGACGGTGCAAGGTGCGTGGCGTGGCGAACTGTTTGTCTCGCCCTGCATTGCAGGTTTGAAGAAATAA
- a CDS encoding MFS transporter: protein MSHPSQFNLLRTRRFLPFFITQSLGAFNDNVFKQSLILAILYRLTIEGDRSIWVNLCALLFILPFFLFSALAGQFGEKFAKDALIRLIKLGEIAIMAVGAVGFLFDHLSLMLVALFAMGTHSALFGPVKYSILPQALREEELVGGNGLVEMGTFLAILAGTIGAGIMMSSAHYAPVVSVAIVGIAVLGYLASRSIPRAAASSPEMRLNWNIFSQSWATLKLGLGQTPAVSRSIVGNSWFWFVGAIYLTQIPAYAKEWMHGDETVVTLILTVFSVGIALGSMLCEKLSGRKVEIGLVPFGSFGLTVFGLLLWWHSGGIPDSVTGHSWIEVLSFGHTWAVLVDILGLGIFGGFYIVPLYALIQSRTAEHERARVIAANNILNALFMVVSAIVSIVLLSVVKLSIPQLFLVVSLLNIGVNAYIFKIVPEFSMRFMIWLLSHSMYRVEHRNLEAIPDEGAALLVCNHVSFVDALLIGGAVRRPIRFVMYYKIYNLPVLNFIFRTAGTIPIAGRNEDIQIYEKAFTRIAQYLKDGELVCIFPEGKLTADGEINEFKGGLTRILEETPVPVIPLALQGLWGSFFSRDPNKGVFRRLWSRVTLVAGSAIAVEGAEPAKLQGLVGELRGTVR, encoded by the coding sequence ATGAGCCACCCCTCACAGTTCAACCTGCTCCGTACCCGGCGCTTTTTGCCGTTCTTTATTACGCAGTCGCTGGGCGCGTTCAACGACAACGTGTTCAAGCAGTCGCTGATCCTCGCCATTCTGTATCGGCTGACCATCGAGGGCGACCGCTCGATCTGGGTCAACCTGTGCGCGCTGCTGTTTATCCTGCCGTTCTTCCTGTTCTCGGCGCTGGCCGGGCAGTTCGGCGAGAAATTCGCCAAGGACGCGCTGATCCGTCTGATCAAACTCGGGGAAATCGCGATCATGGCGGTGGGGGCGGTCGGCTTCCTCTTCGATCACCTGTCGCTGATGCTGGTGGCGCTGTTCGCCATGGGCACCCACTCGGCGCTGTTCGGGCCGGTGAAATATTCGATCCTGCCCCAGGCCTTGCGTGAGGAAGAGTTGGTCGGTGGCAACGGGCTGGTGGAGATGGGGACGTTTCTGGCGATTCTCGCCGGCACCATCGGCGCCGGGATCATGATGTCATCGGCGCACTATGCGCCCGTTGTCTCCGTTGCCATCGTCGGCATCGCCGTACTGGGTTATCTGGCCAGTCGCAGCATCCCTCGCGCGGCGGCCTCGTCGCCGGAAATGCGCCTGAACTGGAATATCTTCAGCCAGTCGTGGGCCACCCTGAAACTCGGGCTCGGCCAGACCCCTGCGGTGTCGCGCTCGATTGTCGGCAACTCGTGGTTCTGGTTTGTCGGGGCGATTTATCTGACGCAGATTCCGGCGTATGCCAAGGAGTGGATGCACGGTGACGAAACCGTGGTCACCCTGATTCTCACGGTGTTCTCGGTGGGTATTGCGCTGGGTTCAATGCTTTGCGAGAAGCTTTCCGGGCGCAAAGTCGAGATCGGTCTGGTGCCGTTTGGCTCGTTCGGTCTGACCGTATTCGGCCTGCTGCTGTGGTGGCATTCCGGTGGAATTCCCGACAGCGTTACCGGCCACAGCTGGATTGAAGTGCTGAGTTTCGGCCACACTTGGGCAGTGCTGGTCGACATCCTCGGCCTCGGCATTTTCGGCGGCTTCTACATCGTGCCGCTGTACGCATTGATCCAGTCGCGCACGGCCGAACACGAGCGAGCGCGGGTGATTGCCGCCAACAACATTCTCAACGCACTGTTTATGGTGGTCTCGGCCATCGTTTCGATCGTGTTGCTGAGCGTGGTCAAACTGTCGATCCCGCAGCTGTTTTTGGTGGTGTCGCTGCTGAACATCGGCGTCAACGCCTACATTTTCAAAATCGTTCCCGAGTTCAGCATGCGCTTCATGATCTGGCTGCTCAGCCATTCCATGTACCGCGTCGAGCATCGCAACCTTGAAGCGATCCCGGATGAGGGTGCGGCTTTGCTGGTGTGCAACCACGTGTCGTTTGTCGATGCCTTGCTGATTGGTGGCGCGGTGCGTCGGCCGATTCGCTTTGTCATGTACTACAAGATCTACAACTTGCCGGTACTGAACTTTATCTTCCGCACGGCGGGGACAATTCCGATTGCCGGACGCAACGAAGACATCCAGATCTACGAAAAAGCCTTCACCCGCATCGCTCAATATCTGAAGGACGGTGAGTTGGTGTGCATCTTCCCGGAAGGCAAGTTGACGGCGGATGGCGAGATCAACGAGTTCAAGGGGGGATTGACGCGGATACTGGAGGAGACACCGGTGCCGGTGATTCCGTTGGCGTTGCAAGGGTTGTGGGGGAGTTTTTTCAGTCGCGATCCGAACAAGGGCGTGTTTCGCCGGTTGTGGTCGCGGGTGACGTTGGTGGCGGGTTCGGCTATTGCGGTCGAAGGCGCGGAGCCGGCGAAGTTGCAGGGGTTGGTGGGGGAGTTGCGCGGGACAGTCAGATAG
- the sugE gene encoding quaternary ammonium compound efflux SMR transporter SugE: MSWIILFFAGLFEVGWAVGLKYTDGFSRPLPTALTIAAMAISLGLLGLAMKELPLGTAYAIWTGVGAVGTVIAGIILFGESMALIRLASVALIITGLIGLKVSA, from the coding sequence ATGTCCTGGATCATTCTGTTTTTCGCCGGCCTGTTCGAAGTCGGCTGGGCCGTCGGCCTGAAATACACCGACGGTTTCAGCCGTCCACTCCCGACCGCACTGACCATTGCGGCGATGGCCATCAGCCTTGGCCTGCTGGGCCTTGCGATGAAGGAATTGCCGCTGGGCACCGCCTATGCAATCTGGACGGGCGTGGGTGCCGTGGGCACGGTGATTGCCGGGATCATTCTGTTTGGTGAGTCGATGGCGTTGATTCGGCTGGCCAGCGTGGCGTTGATCATCACTGGTTTGATTGGCCTCAAGGTCAGCGCTTAG